The following DNA comes from Capricornis sumatraensis isolate serow.1 chromosome 13, serow.2, whole genome shotgun sequence.
GTGCAGGTATCATTTGCGCACTATACCGTCTTTTTCTGTTTGTGGAAACCAAGTGATTTGACACTGCTAAATTTTAAGCAACAGGATCAGAGTTAGTACTTCAAATACTAAGAGTGGGTTTGTTTATCAACAAGTGGCAAACCATCACTAAGCTTTCCTGTATTCTTAGACAAACAGATCTTATGTTTCAGAGGTGAAATATCACACCagcatgtgtatttgtgtgtgtatgtgtgttttcatgTATAAGTATCTTAAAATTCAAGTACTAGGTAAAGTCTAATTAATTTCaattaaatagttttttaaaagatatgaaaGTTTTCACAGCATATAATAATGTATTAGTCCAAAACTCTCAAATGCTGTCAAAAGAAGAGTTGTAGGTTATCAGATGAAAGCTATTTGTTAAGGAAgaaatcaaattaattttaaaaagatacagataTCCACAATATAAGGGAAGAATTCAGATTGATGGATATATTTGAGTAATGATAGAAAATCCTTAGATTTTCTTTGGATCCACATAAATAATTAGAAGATTAAAAGTACATAATTATCAGTTAATAAAAAACAATTCTTAAAATTATCACATTCATTTTATTGGACCCATTCATATGTATGGGAGGCAGAGGAATTACAAAAGTAAAGTAGTATTTTCCCAAACCCAATCAAGCATGATGCAGACATCTTTCACTTAGCTAAAATGGATGGGCCTATCTGAAAACTAAAATTGTATGTATCATTCATGGCTTTATAAGCATGTGTGACAAAGTTGAGACTAGCAAATTTTGTTTTGTGAATGCATTGTCAAGGACCAAGTTATAGTAAATATGTGAAGCTGTTCTGTCCAATATAGTGGTCACTAGTcttgtggctatttaaatttaaaccaactaaaattaagtaaaatttaaaattcaactcTTCTTGCACTAGCTACATTTCCCATGTTCAACAGCCACATTTGGCTAGTGGTGATGTTATTAAGCAACACATCCAAAAGAACATTTCCATAAACGTACAAACATATATTGGATAAGACTGGTTAGTATAGAGATAGTTTAATATTTTATGCTGCTAATAACATGTAGACTTTTTTATGTAATAGAATAGTTTCTAAAGATATAAAAACAGTTTCTTTAGTAGCATCAAACTCTAAATTCAAGAAGAAAGTTGTGTAGAGAAATAGTTTCCCCTTAAACTCTAACATCCATGAAGTCAGATTATGTCATCCTATTAACTATTATACCATCCTCAATATTAGAAGAGTGTCTAATAcacaataaatgttcattattcATTTGCtacattattccatttatttatgttgtaCATAATTCTTGTTCAGTATGGTAAAAATTCATTTAGTCAGAAAATATCAACTAAAGTTCGTGATAAATCAACCTGATACAGACAGAAATTTATGCGTAAATtctgggaaaaaaatttaaagcaaattaaTACTGATATTATAGGGTATGTGACTTTCTTAAAAGAATAAAGTGGCTAAATGTCCTTGGGACTTTGGCAGCTCTATTTAGAATATGTTAATTACAAAAACATCTCCAATTAAAACTGACCTTAAAAGATTCTATTTGGCAAGAGTTTCTTACCGGTAGTCTTTCTAATTACAGTAGATATTTAGAATGAAAATAGTCCATAATACAGACAGCTCTAATTTAGACTGACCTTTCCAGAAATAGTCTTAATTACAGAAATTTTGCTTTATGAGTTACTTTGCTACATCATTTATTCTGTCACCATCTTCAAGATAAATAGGAAAATAGAGTTAAAATCTTAGCTGACTATTGCTTAACAATCCAAGAAAGCAATCTTTGAGCCGTCATATAAAGCAGGAGTCCCCAACCCTCAGGCCATAGACCAGCACTGGTCCATGCCCTTTTAGGAACTGGCTCACATAGCAGGAGGTAAGTGGGATGCAGGAAAGTGAAGCTCCATCTGTATTTAAGGCCACTCACATCACTCACATTATTGCATAATTgcaatttaataataatagaaataaactgcACAGTAAACTTAGTGTACTTGAATTATCCAGAAACCATTCTCCATCATATCTGTTGAACAATTTTCTCCCaagaaaccggtccctggtgccaaaaatatcAGGGACCGCTAATAGAAAGGAGTGAGATAATAGTAGGAAACAGGAATAAGGATAAGTGCAGAAAGACAATATGTGACTCTACAAATTAGGGCAGCCTTGTTCAGTGACTATTGATTTACTCAAAGTATGTCAATAACAGCTCTAGTTCTGAGAATGCATGTTAAGTAATTAAGCAAGCCCTGGACTTCAAGGGGTTTATGTACGTAGTGAGCATCTGTTGCTTTTGCCTACCCAGCATCAATTCCCTCTTCTGATAATATCATCCTGATTTTTTCTTTGATGCTCTGCTTTGCTCCCAACTTGAATCATTCTTGGCAGACAGGCACAACACTCCCCTGCAGATGGTTAGATGGTACCCTCAAACCAAGCTAAGTCAGTCAGAATCTGTCTCCCTGGAATTTGCATCTTTAGCAAAATAATACAGAATCTGTAAAGAACAGATGTCTTTTCTTCTCAGTTAAAACATTCTACTAAGACTGTCAATTAGCTTGtggcaaaagaatctgcctgccagtgcaggagacaagggttcttttcctcggtcaggaagatcccctgataaaggaaatggcaacccactccagtattcttgcctagagaatcccacggacaaaggagcctggtggcctacagtccatggtgtcaccaagaatcgtacatgactgagtgactgagcatataaACCCCTGCACTTCTCTTATCTCACCTTTTAGAGACTGGATCTTAATCTTGTTCCTCTGATTCTTCAGGCTACCTTATATTCTTCCATTAACTCCCTTTTCATATTATTTAGCTAGAAGATTATTCAATTATACACAAGCAAAGGACATTCCTAGTGCAATGCCTAACAAAACGacaacttaatttaaaaatatataatgagatGTCCAAAAGTGTTAGGTCTGAACTTTGTCACTAGTTTTCTatcaaatgaggataataatgccTAGTTTGTAGGGTAATATATGATTAAACTGAGGTTTATTCCAAATAACAAACAGAACACATCTACTAGGGCCTATTCTTACAAAGATTTGGCAGAAATTGTCCCCAAATAcagaaaagatattttgaaaaagataaatattttacaacTTAGAATATAACAAATGGTGCCACTAGAAAGCCTAACATTTTAAGAAATCCTGTACAAGGAAATGTTAAATTGAACTGATAGAGAATCAAGTAAAAGGTAGAGACCATGACACTATAGAATtaaaaactccagaaaaaaatctaaaccCAGAATAAATCAAGCATGAAGATGTGAAGTTAGCCTTGCggtgataaaattttattaactgAAGTGTTGATTGATTCAGTTCAGCTGAGTTCTCAGCAGGTACAGGAACATTAGCCCTGAGTTTAATTTCTTAAGATAGAGGCTTTAGAAAGGAGAatgttaaaattacaaaaaatggCACATGAATTTATCACAAGTTAAAAAGCAATGTGAAAGAAAACATAGGGTACTATGTCTTGACAGTGCAAATTCCAAGAAGTAGTCCATCTCAAAGAACTTCTTagatcacaattttttttaaattttagttttttactttacaatactgtattggttttgccatacattgacatgattccaccacaggtgtacatgagttcccaaccctgaacccccctcccaccactctccccatatcatctctctgggtcgtccaagtgcaccagccccaagcatcctgtgtcctgtatcgaacctagactagtgattcatttcttacatgatagtatacatgtttcaatgccattctcccaaatcatcccaccctctccctctcccacagagtccaaaagtctgttctttacatctgtgtcccttttgctgtctcgcatacagggttatcattaccatctttctaaattccatatatatgttttagtatgctgtattggtgtttttctttctggcttactttactctgtataattggctccagtttcatccacctcattagaactgattcaaatctattctttttaatgactgagtaatactccatagtgtatatgtaccacagctttcttatcccttcgtctgctgatggacatctgggttgcttccatgtcctggctattataaacagtgctgcgatgaacattggggtacacgtgtctctttcaattctggtttcctcggtgtgtatgcccagcagtgggattgctgggtcatcacATTTTTAGACCATAAAGAGACATTGCAATTATAGAAAagatataaaactttttttttttgcaactgaaAGAAAACTTGATTCTTTAAATGGAACCCTCTGAGAGTGCCAAGGAGATTTCActaaaaatgaataagtaaataaaacccATACCATGATAAAATTTCAAGAATTCCAGGGATAAGGTAGAAAAGTTTAGAATTCCAGGATAAAAGAGAGTTCAACAAAACAGTAAGTTATCAAAATTTCATCAGCCACAATCAGAAGTAGAAGGCAATAAGATTCTATCTCTAAAATTCTACAATTAAACTGTTTTAAACCTAAAATTCAATGCTCAACCAAACTATCACAGATTATCTGATAGCATTAACATAAAAGGTAGTGAACCGCCTATTTTAGGAATATGATGTGTCTgatatgtgttagtcactcagtcatatccaactctttgccaatcatggactgtagcccaccaggctcctctgtccatgggattttccaggcaagaatactgcagttggttgccattcccttctccaggggatcttcttgacccagggataaaacctgggtcttccacattgcaggtagattttttactgtctgagcaaccggGGAAACTCAGATTAGGAATATATCCTGAACCATATTCATCctgaacatttaaaaagcaagtttgTTTATACATATGGAGGATTAGCCTAAAGGCTAGCAAATACTGAAGATATTAAGTCCATTCAATGTCATTGTAAGTATTTTCAAGTTGAAGTACAGCATTGATAAATATTGCCTTTAcataatgtctttttaaattttgagaaatttaaaacTGTCTGGAATCAAatacataagaaataaaattaaagtagCCTTCAGACAGCAGTGAGAAGaagatacacattttttaaaatataaatttatttattttaattagaggttaattagtttacaatattgtctaagaatcccttcttctttcaacgCATACACACAGACTGTAATGActaaagtattttcaaaaatatagtaGCTTCTcagtaacaaaaattttaaattgaattgaGCTTGTTGGTCAGGTTCTGGTTTCCAGGcggtcggggcgggggggggggggaggggcaggtggggtAAATAGGGCTTCGTTGGTGACGGTTGCCCCCGGTAGCCTGAGGGAGTGGCGGGACCTCGGCGGAGCCGCAGGCGGGCTGGCTCAGCGCAAATCGAGGGCTGGAGGGGCTGGGGCCTGGCCGCCGAGAGGAGTTGGCACTTCCAGATTGGGGCTTGGGCCGCCCCTCCTCCAGGACCCTCCCCTCAGCACCGCGCGGGGCGCCTCGGGCGAACTAGGCCGGCTCTCCTGGCGCGAAAAGGTGGACAAGTCCTATTTTCAAGAGAAGATGACTTAACAGTTTTGAAGGATCTAAAACTTGTGTACCTACAGACATCGATAAGGATGAAGAATTTGTAGAAGAGCTTAATAGATTAAAAACTTTTGCTAATTTTCCAAGTAGTAGTCCTGTTTCAGCATCAGCACTAGCACGAGCTGGTTTTCTGTATACTGGGGAAGAAGACACTGTGCGGTGCTTTAGTTGTCATGCAGCAGTAGATAGATGGCGATATGGAGACTCAGCAATTGGAAGACACAGGCAAGTATCCCCAAATTGCAGATTTATCAATGGCTTTTATTTGGAAAACAATGCTGCACAGCCTACATATTCTGGTGTCCAAAATGGTCAGTACAAAGCTGAAAACTATCTGGGAAACAGAAatcattttgttttagaaagGCCATCTGAGACTCATGCACACTATCTTTTGAGAACTGGACAAGTTGTAGATTTATCAGACACTGTATACCCAAGGACCCCTGTCATGTGTAGTGAAGAAGCTAGATTAAAGTCATTTCACAACTGGCCAAACTATGCCCACTTAACCCCAAGAGAGTTAGCTCGTGCTGGACTCTACTACACAGGTATTGACGATCAAGTAGAGTGCTTTTGTTGTGGTGGGAAGTTGAAAAATTGGGAACCTTGTGATCGTGCATGGTCAGAACCCAGGCGACACTTTCCTAATTGCTTCTTTGTTTTGGGCCGGAATATTAATATGCAAAGTGAATCCACTATCGTGAGTTCTGATAGAAATTTCCCAAATTCAACAAATGCTCCAAGAAATCCAGCCGTGGCAGATTACGAAGCACGGATCATTACATTTGGGACGTGGATGTACTCAGTTAACAAGGAGCAGCTTGCAAGAGCTGGATTTTACGCTTTAGGTGAAGGTGATAAAGTACAGTGTTTTCCCTGTGGAGGAGGGCTAAATGATTGGAAACCCAGTGAAGACCCTTGGGAACAACATGCTACGTGGTTTCCAGGCTGTAAATATCTGTTAGAAGAGAAAGGGCAAGAATATGTAAACAATATTCATTTAACCCATTCAATTGAGGAGTCTTTGGCGAGAACTGCTGAAAAAGCACCCTGGTTAACTGAAAGAATTGATGATAAAATAGTCCAAAATCCTATGGTACAAGAAGCTATACGAATGGGATTCAGTTTCAAGGACATTAAGAAAACAATGGAGGGGAAAATTCAGACATCTGGGAGCAACTACAAATCACTTGAGGTTCTGGTTGCAGATCTAGTGAGTGCTCAGAAAGACAATACACAAGGTGAATCAAGTCAGACTTCATTACAGAAAGACATTAGTACTGAAGAGCAGCTAAGGCTTCTACGAGAGGAGAAGCTTTGCAAAATCTGTATGGATAGAAATATTGCTGTCGTCTTTATTCCTTGTGGACATCTGGTCACTTGTAAACAGTGTGCTGAAGCAGTTGACAAGTGTCCCATGTGCTACACAGTCATTACTTCCAAGCAAAAAATTTTCATGTCGTAATCTAACTACAGTAGGCGTCTTATGTTCTTATTACCATGATTGAATGTGTGATGTGAACCGACTTGAAGAAATCAGCATTGAATTCCATTAGCATTTGCTGCCAAGTAGGAAGAAAGTGTAAACTGCGATGTTATAGTTGGCAGtctaaaatttgaatttctggATTTTTCAGGATGTTAACTGTATTAGCTGTTCTATTTTTCTCCCACTGTTATTTAATTGAAACCCTAGACTAAGAAGCATCATATTGTAACTGATCACAATGTGTGTTTTATAGTACACTgacttagttttctaaatgtaagTGAATTAATCAAttgaatttttcattcattttggatAGGCTTAACAAATAGAGCATTCTGTATGAATGGAGATTAGAGTTAATCTCCCCAATCACATAATTTGTTTTGTgtgaaaaaggaatgaactgtTCCACATTGGTGGAAAGATGGAGATGATTTTTAGATGTTTGTGTTTTAGGattttgtccattttcttttaaattatacacATGTACTTGGgtggatgtttttttttttttaatgattttgccATTGTTAAAAGGGTATTTAATGATTGAATACCATTTAGCCTACATGTACTGACATAAAAAGACATCAGAGGTGTATTAAGTGTAAAATCAAATGGCAGAACACTATGTGTAGAATGAGCCAAGTGAaggtgtgtgtattttatatacGTGTAGAATAGAAGATTGGAAAGCTAGGCACCAAACTGTTAAATGTGGTTTCTCTTGAAAGGGGGCGGGGGGATGGGTCCCAGAGGGGCTTTATAGGGgcctttcactttctacttttttcattttgttctgtttgaatttttttataagtattattacttttgtaatcaaaatttttagaaagtattttaCTGATTTAAAGGCTTAGGCATGTTCAAACACCTGCAAAACTACTTATTGCTCAGCTTTACTTTTCCTAATCCAAGAAGGCAGGGCAGTTAACCTTTTTGGTGCCAATGtgaaatttaaatgtttatatgtttttcctgctttgtgaatgaaaaatatttctgagtGGTAGTTTTCTGACAGGTAGACCATGTCTtctcttgtttaaaaataatattcctgattttgtaaaatgaaatataaaatatgtctcAGATCTTCCAATTAATTAGTAAGGATTCATCTTTAATCCTTGCTAGTTTAAGCCTGCCTAAGTCACTTTACTAAAAGATCTTTGTTAACCCAGTATTTTAAACATGTCAGCTTATGTAGGTAAAAGTAGAAGCATGTTTGTACACTGCTCGTAGTTATAGTAACAGCTTTCCATGTTGAGATTCTCTTATCTTGTATCTTAAAGTTTCATGTGAATTTTTACCGTTAGGATGTTTAAGATGTATATAGGATAAAATGTCAAGTCTTCAcctaagttttttgttttcttgtctagTAATAATAGCAGATACTTCTGGAATGTTCTCCCAAGATCCTTAAAAACTTCttggaaattataaaatactgacaagaaaagaagaatagttttttgaatattaaagaGGGTAAGAATCAATATAggttaaaaagataaaagtttaaaaatgcttCATAGAACACCCAGGCAAagatcctcacaacaacctgtTGTAGAGGTGAGTGAGGCATTTTACTGTACAGAAAAGGTTGAGAGTAAAACTGTCAGAAGTtatatttttgttgtattttctaaGAGAAAGAGTATTGTTATGTTCTCTTAACCTCTATTAATTACTACTTTGATATTCATTTAAAGCATTGCAAAtttaaatgagaatttttaaagtcaaataatGACCACCCTGTTTTTGTTGTACAATGTAAATCCTCAGTTCTTTACTTTTGCACTTTCTTCCACTTAGATttagttatatattcattaaaagttaaattttatatgtataagctaagctttaaatttaaacttaaattacAAGGGGAGAAAAGTGTTAAaggtttaaaaatgtgttttccagGACACGTCAGCTCCAAGTCAGGTAGTTGGTTCAATCTAGTTGTCCAAGGACTGAATTGTTTTAACATAAGGTTTTCCAGTTCTGGGAGCCTCAGttctttaaaactcttaaaacGTGTATGTTTAGACTTAGGTAAGACCTTTTTTCTCCCCATCAGTTGTGAAATTTAATGTATGAAGCTGATGTGGCTAACAAGTTTATTTTAAGAATTGTTTAGAAATGCTGTTGCTTCAGGTTCTTAAATCACTCAGCACTCCAACTTctaatcaaatttttaaagacttaCTTATCAATGTTTGCCTGTGTTTGCACTaaaaacctccaattaaaataaataaatttatattttaaaaatctaacaaaaaagaaataactccagatgatccctgctgctactgctgctgctaagtc
Coding sequences within:
- the LOC138089588 gene encoding E3 ubiquitin-protein ligase XIAP-like encodes the protein MVLETIATGSYYKKWISTRKGNNFSVTVDYVLEQNSKLLGTFTRSCQRTRNEHPLPEGVAGPRRSRRRAGSAQIEGWRGWGLAAERSWHFQIGAWAAPPPGPSPQHRAGRLGRTSFEGSKTCVPTDIDKDEEFVEELNRLKTFANFPSSSPVSASALARAGFLYTGEEDTVRCFSCHAAVDRWRYGDSAIGRHRQVSPNCRFINGFYLENNAAQPTYSGVQNGQYKAENYLGNRNHFVLERPSETHAHYLLRTGQVVDLSDTVYPRTPVMCSEEARLKSFHNWPNYAHLTPRELARAGLYYTGIDDQVECFCCGGKLKNWEPCDRAWSEPRRHFPNCFFVLGRNINMQSESTIVSSDRNFPNSTNAPRNPAVADYEARIITFGTWMYSVNKEQLARAGFYALGEGDKVQCFPCGGGLNDWKPSEDPWEQHATWFPGCKYLLEEKGQEYVNNIHLTHSIEESLARTAEKAPWLTERIDDKIVQNPMVQEAIRMGFSFKDIKKTMEGKIQTSGSNYKSLEVLVADLVSAQKDNTQGESSQTSLQKDISTEEQLRLLREEKLCKICMDRNIAVVFIPCGHLVTCKQCAEAVDKCPMCYTVITSKQKIFMS